One part of the Leucobacter triazinivorans genome encodes these proteins:
- a CDS encoding M20 metallopeptidase family protein: protein MMTDPWDRFFAAVAEEIPEALQLRRQLHRAPCISGEEGPTRDLVLQALGSPEWDPVADTGGLVRIGPSDGPAIALRAELDALPILEETGAAFASTNGAMHACGHDVHIAAAVAVARAAQRVALPVALLLILQPREEAYPSGARDICESGLLEQHGVREVFGAHVHPRVPAGGIAIGEGAVNAAADEFGIAVRGIGGHAAYPHHARDPIVALAAVIGAMQMILNRRIDPMHPAVLSFGTIHAGSAANVIPSEARARGSMRTMHPRDRAFLHTEIPRVASEVAAAHGCSAEVEIISGEPVLYNHPEMSRSLMRALEGRAVRVVEPMRSCGADDFSYYTERLPGVMMFVGVARSEHEPALHTSAFLPGDEAVSDIAMAYAISVRTAFGIGVGAGSGAEAA, encoded by the coding sequence ATGATGACTGACCCGTGGGACCGATTCTTCGCAGCGGTGGCCGAGGAGATCCCCGAAGCGCTGCAGCTGCGCCGTCAGCTCCATCGCGCGCCCTGCATCTCGGGCGAGGAGGGGCCGACGCGCGATCTGGTGCTGCAGGCGCTCGGCTCGCCCGAGTGGGATCCGGTCGCCGACACCGGAGGGCTCGTGCGCATCGGACCGAGCGATGGCCCGGCGATCGCACTGCGCGCGGAACTCGATGCGCTGCCGATCCTCGAGGAGACGGGGGCCGCGTTCGCGTCGACGAACGGCGCGATGCACGCGTGCGGTCACGACGTGCACATCGCTGCGGCGGTGGCTGTGGCGCGCGCCGCGCAGCGGGTGGCGCTGCCGGTCGCGCTGCTGCTGATCCTCCAGCCGCGCGAGGAGGCCTACCCTTCGGGTGCACGCGACATCTGCGAGAGCGGCCTGCTCGAGCAGCACGGGGTGCGCGAGGTCTTCGGAGCGCACGTGCACCCGCGGGTGCCCGCCGGTGGCATCGCCATCGGCGAGGGTGCGGTGAATGCGGCGGCCGACGAGTTCGGCATCGCGGTGCGGGGGATCGGCGGGCACGCCGCCTACCCGCACCACGCGCGCGATCCGATCGTCGCCCTGGCGGCCGTGATCGGCGCGATGCAGATGATCCTCAACCGCAGGATCGATCCGATGCATCCGGCGGTGCTCTCCTTCGGCACGATCCATGCGGGGAGCGCGGCGAACGTGATCCCCTCCGAGGCGCGCGCCCGCGGCTCGATGCGCACCATGCACCCGCGCGATCGGGCGTTCCTGCACACCGAGATCCCGAGAGTCGCATCCGAGGTCGCCGCGGCGCACGGGTGCAGTGCGGAGGTGGAGATCATCTCCGGCGAACCCGTGCTCTACAACCACCCCGAGATGTCGCGCTCGCTCATGCGGGCGCTCGAGGGTCGCGCCGTGCGGGTCGTCGAGCCGATGCGATCGTGCGGGGCAGACGACTTCTCGTATTACACGGAGCGTCTGCCGGGGGTCATGATGTTCGTCGGCGTCGCGCGGAGCGAGCACGAGCCGGCGCTGCACACCTCTGCCTTCCTGCCCGGTGACGAGGCGGTCTCGGACATCGCCATGGCCTACGCGATCTCGGTGCGCACCGCCTTCGGCATCGGCGTGGGCGCGGGCAGCGGAGCGGAGGCCGCGTGA
- the argF gene encoding ornithine carbamoyltransferase, with product MIRHFLRDDDLSPSEQREVLDLAAALKADRFARRPLDGQKTAAVIFDKTSTRTQVSFSVGVADLGGNPLIMDSKNSQMGGKESISDTAKVLSRMVELIVWRTYAHAGLEEMAAAASVPVINSLSDDFHPCQILADLQTIRERRGELAGLTATYVGDAANNMGHSYLLGFATAGMHIRVAGPAGFHPREDIVADATRIAAETGGSVTILTDPVEAVRGADAVITDTWVSMGREDEKAERIATFGAYRVTPELMAHAAADAIFLHCLPAYREYEVAAEVIDGPQSVVWDEAENRVHAQKALMAWLLEESK from the coding sequence GTGATCCGACACTTTCTGCGCGACGATGATCTCAGCCCGTCCGAGCAGCGCGAGGTCCTCGACCTCGCCGCGGCGCTGAAGGCCGACCGCTTCGCACGACGTCCGCTCGACGGGCAGAAGACCGCGGCGGTCATCTTCGACAAGACCTCCACGCGCACGCAGGTGAGCTTCTCGGTCGGCGTCGCCGACCTCGGGGGAAACCCGCTCATCATGGACTCGAAGAATTCGCAGATGGGCGGCAAGGAATCGATCTCCGACACCGCCAAGGTGCTCTCGCGCATGGTCGAGCTGATCGTGTGGCGCACCTATGCGCACGCCGGGCTCGAGGAGATGGCCGCCGCCGCGAGCGTGCCGGTGATCAATTCGCTGAGCGACGACTTCCACCCGTGCCAGATCCTCGCCGATCTGCAGACCATCCGGGAGCGCAGGGGGGAGCTCGCCGGGCTCACCGCCACCTACGTGGGCGACGCCGCCAACAACATGGGGCACTCCTATCTGCTCGGCTTCGCGACCGCGGGCATGCACATCCGCGTCGCCGGCCCGGCCGGCTTCCACCCGCGCGAGGACATCGTGGCCGACGCGACGCGCATCGCCGCCGAGACCGGCGGCAGCGTCACGATCCTCACCGACCCGGTGGAGGCGGTGCGCGGCGCCGACGCCGTCATCACGGACACCTGGGTCTCGATGGGGCGCGAGGACGAGAAGGCCGAGCGGATCGCCACCTTCGGCGCCTACCGCGTGACGCCCGAGCTCATGGCGCACGCCGCCGCGGACGCGATCTTCCTGCACTGCCTGCCGGCCTACCGCGAGTACGAGGTGGCCGCCGAGGTGATCGACGGGCCGCAGAGCGTGGTGTGGGACGAGGCGGAGAACCGCGTGCACGCGCAGAAGGCGCTGATGGCCTGGCTGCTGGAGGAGAGCAAGTGA
- the argH gene encoding argininosuccinate lyase — protein MTENTHDRAGDETGDATGDDTGNRAAEAGALWGGRFASGPSPALAALSKSTQFDWVLAQYDIRGSKAHASALAAAGYLTADELRDMRAALDELAARVADGRALPAEDDEDVHSALERLLIEITGVQLGGKLRAGRSRNDQIATLVRLYLLDHAAIIRTRLLELLDAIAEQARRHPDAILPGRTHLQHAQPVLLAHQLAAHAWPIVRDLERLRDWSRRASASPYGGGALAGSSLGLDPRLVAAELGLGDPLENSIDGTAARDVVAEFSFICAQIGIDLSRLSEEIILWNTKEFGFVRLHDGYSTGSSIMPQKKNPDIAELARGKSGRLIGNLTGLLTTLKGLPLAYNRDLQEDKEPVFDSVQQLEVLLPAFTGMVATMSFDTSRMAELAPQGFSLATDVAEWLVKQGVIFRDAHEISGELVRYCEERGIELHEPSDAELASVSEHLTPEVREVLTIEGSVNSRIGAGGTARVRVAEQLDRLAERIAEFRASA, from the coding sequence GTGACTGAGAATACGCACGATCGAGCGGGCGACGAGACCGGCGATGCGACCGGCGACGACACCGGCAACCGCGCCGCAGAGGCGGGCGCGCTGTGGGGTGGGCGCTTCGCGAGCGGCCCGTCGCCGGCGCTCGCCGCGCTGAGCAAGTCGACCCAGTTCGACTGGGTGCTCGCGCAGTACGACATCCGCGGCTCGAAGGCGCACGCCTCGGCGCTCGCCGCAGCCGGGTACCTGACCGCCGACGAGCTGCGCGACATGCGCGCGGCGCTCGATGAGCTCGCGGCGCGCGTGGCCGACGGGCGCGCGCTGCCCGCCGAAGACGACGAGGACGTGCACTCCGCCCTCGAGCGCCTGCTCATCGAGATCACGGGCGTGCAGCTCGGGGGCAAGCTGCGCGCGGGGCGCAGCCGCAACGACCAGATCGCCACCCTGGTGCGGCTCTACCTGCTCGACCACGCGGCGATCATCCGGACCCGCCTGCTCGAGCTGCTCGACGCCATCGCCGAGCAGGCGCGCAGGCACCCCGACGCGATCCTGCCCGGCCGCACCCACCTGCAGCACGCGCAGCCGGTGCTGCTCGCCCACCAGCTGGCGGCCCACGCCTGGCCGATCGTGCGCGACCTCGAGCGCCTCCGAGACTGGTCCCGGCGCGCGAGCGCATCGCCCTACGGCGGGGGAGCGCTCGCGGGCTCCTCGCTCGGTCTCGATCCGCGCCTCGTCGCCGCCGAACTCGGTCTCGGCGATCCGCTCGAGAACTCGATCGACGGCACCGCGGCGCGCGACGTCGTCGCCGAGTTCTCCTTCATCTGCGCCCAGATCGGCATCGACCTCTCGCGCCTCAGCGAGGAGATCATCCTCTGGAACACCAAGGAGTTCGGGTTCGTGCGCCTGCACGACGGGTACTCGACGGGTTCGAGCATCATGCCGCAGAAGAAGAACCCCGATATCGCCGAGCTCGCGCGGGGCAAGTCGGGGCGCCTCATCGGCAACCTCACCGGCCTGCTCACCACGCTCAAGGGGCTGCCGCTCGCCTACAACCGCGACCTCCAGGAGGACAAGGAGCCCGTCTTCGACTCGGTGCAGCAGCTCGAGGTGCTGCTGCCGGCCTTCACCGGCATGGTCGCCACGATGAGCTTCGACACCTCGCGCATGGCCGAGCTCGCGCCGCAGGGCTTCTCGCTGGCCACCGACGTGGCCGAGTGGCTGGTGAAGCAGGGCGTGATCTTCCGCGATGCGCACGAGATCTCGGGCGAGCTGGTGCGGTACTGCGAGGAGCGCGGGATCGAGCTGCACGAGCCCTCTGACGCCGAGCTGGCCTCGGTCTCGGAGCACCTCACGCCTGAGGTGCGCGAGGTGCTGACGATCGAGGGGTCGGTGAACTCGAGGATCGGCGCCGGCGGCACGGCGCGCGTACGGGTTGCCGAGCAGCTCGACCGCCTCGCCGAGCGCATCGCCGAGTTCCGGGCGTCTGCGTAG
- a CDS encoding YjiH family protein, giving the protein MEALREFRPVKRRAGVWRFFVFSGLGAFVFFVPVTLAGTSTIVLDHLVSAIRVQAAPVVPWIILALIALGTVRPFLRATWRQNPVRLVFALLNVCGLAVAVLMLFPALAPGWLMADDLAPFLWDKLVIPVGLMIPVGAVFLALLVGYGLMEFVGVLVQGFMRPIFRTPGRAAVDAVASFVGSYSLGLLITNRVYREGKYTAREAAIIATGFSTVSVTFMIVVAKTLGLMDHWLLYFTTTLVVTFVVTALVVRIPPLSRIPQAVFPGAAVRLEEPVARSRLQAAWREARLALDRTPGLWRNVYDNLRDGVVMAGSILPSILSVGLLGLIVAKFTPVFDWLGWIIAPVAWGTGMDDPPLVGKAVALGLVEMFLPATQVADVESLPTRFVVGVVSIAGIIFFSAMVPSILATDIPIRMRELVIIWFERVVLTMVLAAPVAHLLL; this is encoded by the coding sequence ATGGAAGCGCTGCGAGAATTCAGGCCGGTGAAACGAAGGGCCGGCGTGTGGAGATTCTTCGTCTTCAGCGGGTTGGGCGCATTCGTGTTCTTCGTCCCAGTGACGCTCGCCGGCACGAGTACCATCGTGTTGGATCACCTGGTGAGCGCGATTCGCGTCCAGGCGGCCCCCGTTGTCCCCTGGATCATCCTGGCGCTCATCGCACTCGGAACCGTTCGGCCGTTCCTTCGCGCAACCTGGCGCCAGAACCCAGTGCGACTGGTCTTCGCCCTCCTGAACGTGTGCGGCCTGGCGGTCGCCGTGCTCATGCTGTTCCCCGCCCTCGCGCCGGGCTGGTTGATGGCCGACGACCTCGCCCCGTTCCTCTGGGACAAGCTGGTGATCCCGGTGGGGCTCATGATCCCGGTGGGCGCGGTGTTCCTCGCCCTGCTGGTCGGCTACGGACTGATGGAGTTCGTCGGAGTCCTCGTGCAGGGGTTCATGCGTCCGATCTTCCGCACTCCCGGCCGGGCGGCGGTCGACGCGGTCGCATCGTTCGTCGGCAGCTACTCGCTGGGGCTCCTCATCACCAACCGGGTCTACCGCGAGGGGAAGTACACGGCTCGCGAGGCGGCGATCATCGCGACAGGCTTCTCGACGGTGTCGGTGACCTTCATGATCGTGGTCGCGAAGACCCTCGGGCTGATGGACCATTGGCTGCTGTACTTCACCACGACACTGGTCGTGACGTTCGTCGTCACCGCCCTGGTCGTCAGGATCCCGCCGCTGTCACGTATCCCGCAAGCGGTGTTCCCCGGCGCCGCGGTCCGGCTCGAGGAACCGGTGGCCCGTTCCCGGCTGCAAGCGGCCTGGCGGGAGGCGCGGCTCGCGCTCGATCGCACCCCGGGACTCTGGCGCAACGTGTACGACAACCTGAGGGACGGCGTGGTGATGGCCGGGTCGATCCTCCCGTCCATCCTCTCGGTCGGACTCCTGGGGCTCATCGTGGCGAAGTTCACCCCGGTGTTCGACTGGCTCGGGTGGATCATCGCGCCAGTGGCCTGGGGAACCGGAATGGACGATCCGCCCCTCGTCGGCAAGGCAGTGGCGCTCGGGCTCGTCGAGATGTTCCTCCCGGCGACCCAGGTCGCCGATGTGGAGTCGCTCCCCACACGCTTCGTCGTCGGGGTGGTGTCGATCGCGGGCATCATCTTCTTCTCGGCGATGGTGCCGTCGATCCTCGCCACAGACATCCCGATCCGGATGCGGGAGTTGGTCATCATCTGGTTCGAGCGTGTGGTGCTCACGATGGTGCTCGCGGCACCCGTCGCGCACCTGCTGCTCTGA
- the tyrS gene encoding tyrosine--tRNA ligase, which yields MSVADERTEILSAQRNDDSFETLWDELEWRGLIHVSTDAGALSELLEGDPFTYYCGFDPTAPSLHLGNLVQLLVLRRLQLKGHKPLGLVGGSTGLIGDPRPTAERTLNSRDTVAEWVTRLQGQVTRFLSTEGENAVRLVNNLDWTAPLSAIDFLREVGKHFRVGTMLKKDAVAARLNSDEGISYTEFSYQILQGYDFLELYRQYDCRLQSGGSDQWGNLTSGTDLIRKVEGQAAHAIGTPLITNSDGSKFGKSEGNAIWLDPEMCSPYTFYQFWLNQADADVIARLKVFTFLSRAEIEEYERQVAEEPFKRAAQKRLALEVTALVHGAAAAQGAIDASEALFGRGDLAALDEATLRGAISELPQAAGSVGAPLAELLAESGLVASRGEARRAIKQGGVYVNNAPVDDEDRVISGDDLLHGRYAVLRRGKKALAGFTA from the coding sequence GTGTCAGTAGCAGATGAACGCACCGAGATCCTGTCCGCCCAGCGCAACGACGACAGCTTCGAGACCCTGTGGGACGAGCTGGAGTGGCGCGGGCTGATCCACGTGTCCACCGACGCGGGCGCGCTGTCGGAGCTGCTCGAGGGAGACCCGTTCACCTATTACTGCGGCTTCGATCCGACCGCCCCGAGCCTGCACCTCGGCAACCTCGTGCAGCTGCTGGTGCTGCGCCGCCTTCAGCTCAAGGGCCACAAGCCGCTTGGGCTCGTCGGTGGATCCACCGGCCTCATCGGCGATCCTCGCCCCACCGCGGAACGCACCCTCAACAGCCGCGACACCGTGGCCGAGTGGGTGACGCGCCTGCAGGGCCAGGTGACGAGGTTTCTCTCGACCGAGGGCGAGAACGCGGTGCGCCTGGTCAACAACCTCGACTGGACGGCGCCGCTCAGCGCCATCGACTTCCTGCGCGAGGTCGGCAAGCACTTCCGCGTGGGCACCATGCTCAAGAAGGACGCGGTCGCCGCGCGTCTCAACTCGGATGAGGGCATCAGCTACACCGAGTTCAGCTACCAGATCCTGCAGGGCTACGACTTCCTCGAGCTCTACCGCCAGTACGACTGCCGTCTGCAGTCGGGCGGCAGCGACCAGTGGGGCAACCTGACGAGCGGCACCGACCTCATCCGCAAGGTGGAGGGCCAGGCGGCGCACGCCATCGGCACACCCCTCATCACGAACTCCGACGGCTCGAAGTTCGGCAAGAGCGAGGGCAACGCCATCTGGCTCGATCCGGAGATGTGCTCGCCGTACACCTTCTACCAGTTCTGGCTCAACCAGGCCGACGCCGACGTGATCGCGCGGCTCAAGGTGTTCACGTTCCTGTCTCGCGCCGAGATCGAGGAGTACGAGCGCCAGGTGGCCGAGGAGCCGTTCAAGCGCGCGGCGCAGAAGCGGCTGGCGCTCGAGGTGACCGCGCTCGTGCACGGTGCCGCGGCGGCGCAGGGCGCGATCGACGCCTCCGAGGCGCTCTTCGGGCGCGGCGACCTCGCAGCCCTCGACGAGGCGACCCTGCGGGGCGCGATCTCGGAGCTGCCGCAGGCGGCGGGATCGGTGGGCGCTCCGCTGGCCGAGCTGCTGGCCGAGTCCGGGCTCGTGGCGAGCCGCGGCGAGGCGCGACGCGCGATCAAACAGGGCGGCGTGTACGTGAACAACGCGCCGGTCGACGACGAGGATCGCGTGATCTCGGGCGACGACCTGCTGCACGGCCGCTACGCCGTGCTGCGCCGGGGCAAGAAGGCGCTCGCGGGCTTCACCGCGTGA
- a CDS encoding polyprenol monophosphomannose synthase, with amino-acid sequence MRERPAEVLVVLPTYNERETLPAAVAGVRAHLPDADILVIDDGSPDGTGRIADELALGLDGLFVHHRGAKLGLGTAYVLGFRWAIAEGYRVVVEMDADGSHLPADLPRLVAAARAHRGVAIGARWVPGGRIVGWPWYRRWVSRTGTRVARIALRSRLRDLTSGFRAIDARCVVHLDLDAVDSQGYAFQVETAWTFERLGLPIVEVPITFVERVDGRSKMSLGIVLEALGNVLRWGWRLRFGGR; translated from the coding sequence ATGCGCGAGCGCCCCGCCGAGGTTCTCGTGGTCCTGCCCACCTACAACGAGCGCGAGACCCTGCCGGCCGCCGTGGCCGGGGTGCGCGCCCACCTGCCCGACGCCGACATCCTGGTGATCGACGACGGCAGCCCGGATGGCACGGGACGCATCGCCGATGAGCTCGCGCTCGGCCTCGACGGACTCTTCGTGCATCACCGCGGAGCGAAGCTCGGACTCGGCACGGCCTATGTGCTGGGGTTCAGGTGGGCGATCGCGGAGGGGTACCGGGTGGTGGTCGAGATGGACGCCGACGGCTCGCACCTGCCCGCCGATCTGCCGCGCCTCGTCGCCGCCGCGCGCGCCCATCGCGGCGTCGCGATCGGCGCCCGCTGGGTTCCGGGCGGGCGGATCGTCGGCTGGCCCTGGTACCGCCGCTGGGTGTCGCGCACGGGCACCCGGGTGGCGCGGATCGCGCTGCGCTCGCGGCTGCGCGACCTCACGAGCGGATTCCGCGCGATCGACGCGCGCTGCGTCGTGCACCTCGACCTCGACGCCGTCGACTCGCAGGGCTACGCCTTCCAGGTGGAGACCGCGTGGACCTTCGAGCGGCTCGGCCTCCCCATCGTGGAGGTGCCCATCACCTTCGTCGAGCGCGTGGACGGTCGCTCGAAGATGAGCCTCGGGATCGTGCTCGAGGCGCTCGGCAACGTGCTGCGCTGGGGGTGGCGGCTGCGCTTCGGCGGGCGCTGA
- the secA gene encoding preprotein translocase subunit SecA, whose amino-acid sequence MATVLEKLLRVGEGRTLKKLQRQSKLVAELEDSFAELSDEELRGETDEFRERLEKGETLDDLLPEAFAAVREAAKRTIGLRPFDVQVMGGANLHLGNISEMKTGEGKTLVATMPAYLNALAGKGVHVVTVNDYLASYQSDLMGRVFRALGMTTGCIVAGQDPATRRQQYNADITYGTNNEFGFDYLRDNMASDASERVQRGHFFAVIDEVDSILIDEARTPLIISGPSSGEANRWFAEFARIARKLEPGADYEVDEKKRTIGVLEPGIEKVEDHLGITNLYESVNTPLISFLNNSIKAKALFTRDKDYVVLNGEVLIVDEHTGRILAGRRYNEGMHQAIEAKEGVQVKAENQMLATVTLQNYFRLYEKLSGMTGTAETEAGEFMSTYKLGVVPIPTNKPMQRKDQPDLVYKNEEAKFAQVVEDIAERHEKGQPVLVGTTSVEKSEYLSRLLAKKGVRHEVLNAKNHAREAAIIAQAGRLGAVTVATNMAGRGTDIMLGGNAEFLAVQEMTARGLSTDEDPEAYEAAWDDVFDAVKETVAEEAEKVVAAGGLYVLGTERHESRRIDNQLRGRSGRQGDPGESRFYLSLADDLMRLFNSGAAAALMNRDGFPDDLAIESKVVTRAIQSAQSQVEQRNAEIRKNVLKYDDVLDRQRKAIYSDRQQILDGEEIQPRISAFREQTIDAILDSHGHDGDWDFDALWSDLRQVYPVGITVDELLAETGGSRVDRAFLRREILSDAEVAYQNREETLGEEAMRELERRVVLATIDRRWRDHLYEMEYLKEGIGLRAMAQRDPLVEYQREGFTMFEGMMGQIKEESMGLLYNLEVKVRPAEGPQDHVHLEGGGLEQQQVPDQSKLSYSAPDEDGAPAVSGAQDAAAANAAQAPQKRGAFGQQVPDEAGAGNRAERRANKKK is encoded by the coding sequence GTGGCGACAGTTCTCGAGAAGCTCCTTCGCGTCGGCGAAGGCCGCACCCTGAAGAAGCTCCAGCGGCAATCGAAGCTCGTGGCCGAGCTCGAGGATTCGTTCGCGGAGCTCAGCGACGAGGAGCTGCGGGGCGAGACCGACGAGTTCCGGGAGCGCCTCGAGAAGGGCGAGACCCTCGACGATCTGCTGCCCGAGGCCTTCGCCGCGGTGCGCGAGGCGGCGAAGCGCACGATCGGCCTGCGCCCCTTCGACGTGCAGGTCATGGGCGGCGCCAACCTGCACCTCGGCAACATCTCCGAGATGAAGACCGGTGAGGGCAAGACCCTCGTCGCCACCATGCCGGCCTATCTCAACGCGCTCGCTGGCAAGGGCGTGCACGTGGTCACGGTCAACGACTACCTCGCCAGCTACCAGAGCGATCTCATGGGGCGCGTGTTCCGCGCCCTGGGCATGACGACCGGCTGCATCGTCGCGGGTCAGGATCCCGCCACACGACGCCAGCAGTACAACGCCGACATCACCTACGGCACGAACAACGAGTTCGGCTTCGACTACCTGCGCGACAACATGGCCTCCGATGCTTCGGAGCGCGTGCAGCGCGGCCACTTCTTCGCCGTCATCGACGAGGTCGACTCGATCCTCATCGACGAGGCGCGCACCCCGCTCATCATCTCCGGACCGTCCTCGGGCGAGGCCAATCGCTGGTTCGCGGAGTTCGCCCGCATCGCGCGCAAGCTCGAGCCGGGCGCCGACTACGAGGTCGACGAGAAGAAGCGCACCATCGGCGTGCTCGAGCCCGGCATCGAGAAGGTCGAGGATCACCTCGGGATCACCAACCTCTACGAGTCGGTGAACACGCCGCTCATCTCCTTCCTCAACAACTCGATCAAGGCCAAGGCGCTCTTCACGCGCGACAAGGACTACGTCGTGCTGAACGGCGAGGTGCTCATCGTCGACGAGCACACGGGCCGCATCCTCGCCGGGCGCCGGTACAACGAGGGCATGCACCAGGCCATCGAGGCCAAGGAGGGCGTGCAGGTCAAGGCCGAGAACCAGATGCTCGCCACCGTGACGCTGCAGAACTACTTCCGGCTCTACGAGAAGCTCTCGGGCATGACGGGCACCGCCGAGACCGAGGCCGGCGAGTTCATGTCGACCTACAAGCTCGGCGTCGTGCCGATCCCCACCAACAAGCCCATGCAGCGCAAGGACCAGCCCGACCTCGTCTACAAGAACGAGGAGGCCAAGTTCGCGCAGGTGGTCGAGGACATCGCCGAGCGGCACGAGAAGGGCCAGCCCGTGCTCGTGGGCACCACGAGCGTCGAGAAGAGCGAGTACCTCTCCCGCCTGCTCGCGAAGAAGGGCGTGCGGCACGAGGTGCTGAACGCGAAGAACCACGCGCGCGAGGCCGCGATCATCGCGCAGGCGGGTCGCCTCGGCGCCGTGACCGTGGCGACCAACATGGCCGGCCGCGGCACCGACATCATGCTCGGCGGCAACGCCGAGTTCCTCGCGGTGCAGGAGATGACCGCCCGGGGCCTGTCGACCGATGAGGATCCCGAGGCCTACGAGGCCGCATGGGACGACGTGTTCGACGCCGTCAAGGAGACGGTCGCCGAGGAGGCCGAGAAGGTCGTCGCCGCGGGCGGCCTGTACGTGCTCGGCACGGAACGGCACGAGTCGCGACGCATCGACAATCAGCTGCGCGGCCGCTCCGGCCGTCAGGGCGATCCGGGCGAGAGCCGCTTCTACCTCTCGCTCGCCGACGACCTTATGCGCCTCTTCAACTCGGGTGCCGCCGCCGCGCTCATGAACCGCGATGGATTCCCCGACGACCTCGCCATCGAGTCGAAGGTCGTCACGCGCGCCATCCAGAGCGCGCAGAGCCAGGTCGAGCAGCGCAATGCCGAGATCCGTAAGAACGTGCTGAAGTACGACGACGTGCTCGACCGCCAGCGCAAGGCGATCTACAGCGACCGCCAGCAGATCCTCGACGGCGAAGAGATCCAGCCGCGCATCTCGGCGTTCCGGGAGCAGACGATCGACGCGATCCTCGACTCCCACGGACACGACGGCGACTGGGACTTCGACGCGCTCTGGAGCGACCTGCGCCAGGTCTACCCGGTGGGCATCACCGTCGACGAGCTGCTCGCCGAGACCGGCGGATCCCGCGTCGATCGCGCCTTCCTGCGCCGCGAGATCCTTTCCGACGCCGAGGTCGCATACCAGAATCGCGAGGAGACCCTCGGGGAGGAGGCCATGCGCGAACTCGAGCGCCGCGTGGTGCTCGCCACCATCGATCGCCGCTGGCGCGACCACCTCTACGAGATGGAGTACCTCAAGGAGGGCATCGGCCTGCGCGCCATGGCCCAGCGCGATCCGCTCGTCGAGTACCAGCGCGAGGGCTTCACCATGTTCGAGGGCATGATGGGGCAGATCAAGGAGGAGTCGATGGGACTGCTCTACAACCTCGAGGTGAAGGTGCGACCGGCCGAGGGGCCGCAGGATCACGTGCACCTCGAGGGCGGCGGCCTCGAGCAGCAGCAGGTGCCGGATCAGTCCAAGCTGAGCTACAGCGCCCCCGATGAGGACGGTGCGCCCGCGGTGAGCGGGGCTCAGGACGCCGCAGCTGCGAACGCTGCGCAGGCTCCGCAGAAGCGCGGGGCGTTCGGGCAGCAGGTGCCGGACGAGGCGGGCGCGGGCAACCGCGCCGAGCGCCGCGCGAACAAGAAGAAGTAG
- a CDS encoding DsbA family protein gives MANETNHRPSKNERRAEAREQARLAREQEKKREKRNRLFLQGGIVLGVLAILAVVALVLTQTMKPAGPGPQNMASGAAIFTKDLKVVESPALQPGEDREAPEVDRKQLPLDVTVYVDYMCPACGGFEQQYGTMLENYVGSGDIELGVYPLNFLDGQSLGTKYSTRAANLFSCVVEQQPDVAFGLHNALLSAEVQPAEGTTGLTDDQLLEQAEAAGAELTTELRQCVKDVRFGNFIGSNYKTVSEDGILGLARGAQLVGDPNTGELQDADSPQRLISTPTVIVNGQQWVAGRDGDLESYLLKVKGEIEGNGSDSDEDATDDAGSDES, from the coding sequence ATGGCAAACGAGACGAATCATCGTCCCTCGAAGAACGAACGCCGGGCCGAGGCCCGCGAGCAGGCCCGCCTGGCGCGCGAGCAGGAGAAGAAGCGCGAGAAGCGCAACCGACTGTTCCTGCAGGGCGGGATCGTGCTCGGAGTGCTGGCGATCCTCGCCGTCGTCGCGCTCGTGCTCACCCAGACGATGAAGCCCGCCGGCCCGGGCCCCCAGAACATGGCCTCGGGGGCCGCGATCTTCACGAAGGATCTCAAGGTCGTCGAGAGCCCCGCGCTGCAGCCCGGTGAGGATCGCGAGGCGCCCGAGGTCGACCGCAAGCAGCTGCCGCTCGACGTCACGGTCTACGTGGACTACATGTGCCCCGCCTGCGGTGGCTTCGAGCAGCAGTACGGCACCATGCTCGAGAACTACGTGGGCAGCGGGGATATCGAGTTGGGCGTGTACCCGCTCAACTTCCTCGACGGCCAGTCGCTGGGCACCAAGTACTCCACCCGCGCCGCCAACCTGTTCAGCTGCGTGGTCGAGCAGCAGCCCGACGTCGCCTTCGGCCTGCACAACGCGCTCCTGAGCGCCGAGGTGCAGCCGGCAGAGGGCACTACCGGCCTCACCGACGACCAGCTGCTCGAGCAGGCCGAGGCGGCCGGCGCCGAACTCACGACCGAGCTGCGGCAGTGCGTCAAAGACGTGCGCTTCGGCAACTTCATCGGATCGAACTACAAGACGGTCAGCGAGGACGGGATCCTCGGCCTCGCTCGGGGCGCGCAGCTGGTCGGTGATCCGAACACCGGCGAACTGCAGGATGCCGACAGCCCGCAGCGTCTCATCAGCACCCCGACCGTCATCGTGAACGGCCAGCAGTGGGTCGCCGGCCGGGACGGCGATCTCGAGTCGTACCTGCTGAAGGTCAAGGGCGAGATCGAGGGCAACGGCTCCGACTCCGACGAGGACGCGACCGACGACGCTGGTTCCGACGAGTCGTA